A DNA window from Cutaneotrichosporon cavernicola HIS019 DNA, chromosome: 2 contains the following coding sequences:
- a CDS encoding uncharacterized protein (zinc finger): MGKKKRTQVFVLKPWCWYCEREFEDDKVLLQHQKSKHFKCQLCPRKLNTAGGLMVHSQQVHKSEPEPLTNTLPGRDGYDIEIFGMEGVPTNALAEWKARKEQEAGAAALVQQAERKRPRHQYTVIPEADLMAALAQHKALMAARRLANKNAGAPPPVVPPPFPPPGMPTFPHGAPPPFPGRPPFMSGAPPPFPPPGVGMPPGGPIPPFPPRHTGAPPPTFVPQTQSAQPTTVTPKDGVFWPDNDHTPAELRAQLPKYRYTEGETGQKRKAAADFL, translated from the exons ATGGgaaagaagaagaggacgcAGGTTTTT gtaCTCAAGCCGTGGTGCTGGTActgcgagcgcgagttTGAGGATGACAAGG TTCTGCTGCAACACCAGAAGTCGAAGCACTTCAAATGTCAGCTGTGCCCCCGCAAGCTCAATACGGCCGGAGGTCTTATGGTCCACTCGCAGCAGGTGCACAAGTCCGAGCCCGAACCGCTTACCAACACCCTTCCCGGGCGTGATGGGTACGACATCGAGATCTTCGGGATGGAGGGTGTGCCGACGAATGCGCTGGCCGAGTGGAAGGCGCGCAAAGAGCAGGAGGCTGGTGCTGCGGCTCTGGTTCAGCAGGCGGAGCGCAAGCGTCCCAGGCACCAATACACTGTCATCCCCGAGGCGGACCTGATggcggcgcttgcgcaACACAAGGCGCTCATGGCTGCGCGTCGCTTGGCCAACAAGAATGCcggcgcgcctcctcctgtcGTTCCCCCTCCATTTCCCCCTCCCGGCATGCCAACTTTCCCCCACGGAGC tcCACCCCCCTTCCCGGGACGCCCACCATTTATGTCCGGCGCACCACCACCGTTTCCGCCTCCCGGTGTGGGTATGCCTCCAGGAGGACCAATCCCGCCGTTCCCTCCCCGACACACTGGagcaccaccaccaacctTTGTTCCCCAGACCCAGTCCGCCCAGCCGACGACCGTCACACCAAAAGACGGCGTGTTCTGGCCAGACAACGACCACACTCCG gccgagctgcgtgCGCAGCTCCCGAAGTACAGGTATacggagggcgagacgggacagaagcgcaaggcggcggccgacTTCCTGTAG
- the MRPL6 gene encoding uncharacterized protein (Ribosomal protein L6) — MNPRALLRTSVASSSRAFSTTARAASHVGSRPIPIPAKVEIQYPTSSIDPELPMASEAGQRFVEVKGPRGALTVPILPPIILDPPAAGQPLEVRVHDEEAKSHRSLWGLTRGLLNNAVKGVSEGYTVELRLVGVGYRAAVEPIPKVFRDIQASIPRVAKPASPGAPPYVLPPLPKDRLNIKLGFAHPVLIDIPVDIKVTTPAPTKIVLEGIDNQKLGRFAAKIRRWRKPEPYRGKGIFIGDETIKLKEIKKK, encoded by the exons ATGAACCCGCGCGCCCTGTTGCGCACCTCTGttgcctcgtcgtcacgcGCGTTCAGCAcgaccgcgcgcgcggcgtcgcaCGTCGGTTCGCGCCCCATCCCAATCccggccaaggtcgagatCCAGTACCCGACCTCCAGCATTGACCCCGAGCTGCCGATGGCGTCCGAGGCCGGCCAGCGCttcgtcgaggtcaagggcCCGCGTGGAGCCTTGACCGTCCCCATCCTTCCGcccatcatcctcgaccCTCCCGCTGCCGGACAACCGCTCGAAGTGCGCGTgcacgacgaggaggccaagtcGCACCGCTCGTTGTGGGGCCTCACGCGTGGACTGCTGAACAACGCCGTCAAGGGCGTGTCAGAGGGATACACTGTCGAACTGCGTTTGGTCGGTGTTGGATATCGTGCCGCCGTCGAACCCATCCCCAAGGTGTTCCGCGACATCCAGGCTTCTATTCCCCGTGTGGCCAAGCCCGCCAGCCCCGGCGCACCTCCCTACGTTCTCCCACCCCTGCCGAAGGACCGGCTCAACATCAAGCTTGGGTTCGCGCATCCCGTGCTGATTGACATTCCCGTCGACATCAAGGTCACTACGCCTGCGCCGACCAAgatcgtcctcgagggcatTGACAACCAGAAGCTTGGGAGGTTCGCCGCGAAGATCCGCCGGTGGCGCAAGCCCGAGCCCTACCGTGGCAAG GGTATCTTTATCGGCGACGAGACAatcaagctcaaggagatcaAGAAGAAGTAG
- the HYM1 gene encoding uncharacterized protein (Transcriptional repressor), with protein sequence MNFFNRTKTRSPQESARLLRDYLLRLDAPGSPETKRKVAEECSKLIASVKACLLGEGDVDASPESQTAVTNEVYNQDLLALLVMHLRQLEFEARKDVGHIYSSLLRRTLGTRLPTVDHIAHKPAILFNALHGYADPEVALNTGMILKEMLRYEPLAKILLYSEEFYTFPKYIEDTTFGISCDAFANMKDTLTKHKQMVAAYLEANYDRFFTMYNTLIMSSNYVTKRQSLKLLGEILLDRANYSIMTRYIASEANLKLMMNFLRDRSRNIQFEAFHVFKVFVANPNKPPEIARILRRNKERLLVFLREFHNDKDDDQFTDEKQFLIAQIERLQ encoded by the exons ATGAACTTCTTCAACCGCACCAAGACACGCTCACCGCAGGAGAGCGCGCGCCTGCTCCGCGACTACCTCCTGCGGTTAGACGCGCCAGGCTCTCCAGAGACCAAGCGGAAA GTTGCGGAGGAGTGCTCGAAGCTGATCGCGAGTGTCAAGGCGTGCCTGCtaggcgagggcgacgttgACGCCTCTCCCGAGAGCCAGACGGCTGTCACGAACGAGGTGTACAACCAGGACCTACTGGCACTGCTTGTGATGCACCTGCGGCAGCTCGAGTTTGAG gccCGCAAGGACGTGGGGCACATCTATAGCTCCCTGTTGCGACGTACTCTCGGGACCCGCCTGCCAACCGTCGATCACATCGCACACAAGCCCGCCATCCTCTTCAACGCGCTTCATGG ATACGCCGACCCGGAGGTGGCGCTGAACACGGGCATGATCCTCAAGGAGATGCTGCGGTACGAGCCGCTCGCCAAGATCTTACTCTACTCTGAAGA ATTCTACACCTTCCCAAAGTACATTGAGGACACGACGTTTGGCATCTCGTGTGATGCGTTTGCAAACATGAAG gaCACCCTCACAAAGCACAAGCAGATGGTGGCTGCCTACCTGGAGGCCAACTACGACCGTTTCTTCACCATGTACAATACGCTCATCATGTCGAGCAATTACGTGACCAAGCGGCAGTCGCTCAAGCTGTTGGGCGagatcctcctcgaccgcgccaaCTACAGCATCATGACGCGCTACATCGCATCCGAGGCCAATCTCAAGCTCATGATGAACTTCCTCCGCGACCGCAGCCGCAACATTCAGTTCGAGGCGTTCCACGTGTTCAAGGTGTTCGTGGCCAACCCGAACAAGCCACCAGAGATTGCGAGAATCCTGCGGCGGAACAAGGAGCGGTTGCTCGTCTTCCTGCGCGAGTTCCAcaacgacaaggacg acgaCCAGTTCACAGACGAGAAGCAGTTCCTGATTGCACAGA TCGAGCGGTTGCAATGA
- the vti1 gene encoding uncharacterized protein (Vesicle transport v-SNARE protein N-terminus) produces the protein MDNSPTALFENYDDDLKQLVSSLKGKLDGDVQTLRGEPRKAALKKVSDDLDEAEEIISQMELEIPSMPVSLRKNFQERLATSKASVDKVTKQVRDLRASTQREELLAGAGGWSDDPYTDDDPSAFSARTRLLAGTEMLSTSSQRLDNAHRVALETEDVGADILRNLRGQREQIEHTRDTLTGADASIDRAAGTLKKMIHKMYQQKVVTGAIIAVLVLLIILVLWSKIRG, from the exons ATGGACAACTCGCCAAC CGCCCTCTTCGAAAactacgacgacgatctcaagcagctcgtcTCTAGCctcaagggcaagctcgaTGGCGATGTCCAGACCCTCCGTGGTG AACCGCGCAAGGCGGCGCTGAAGAAGGTCTCtgatgacctcgacgaggcagaGGAAATC atcTCGCAGATGGAACTCGAGATCCCCTCGATGCCCGTTAGCCTCCGCAAGAACTTCCAGGAGCGGCTAGCCACAAGCAAGGCGTcggtcgacaaggtcacGAAGCAGGTG CGCGACCTCCGCGCGTCGACGCAACGCGAGGAGCTACTCGCCGGCGCGGGTGGATGGAGCGATGACCCGTACACTGACGACGACCCGAGTGCGTTCAGTGCGCGTacccgcctcctcgcagGTACGGAGATGCTCTCCACAAGCAGCCAGCGACTCGACAACGCACACCGCGTCGCACTTGAGACGGAGGACGTCGGTGCCGATATTCTGCGTAACCTCCGTGGGCAGCGGGAGCAGATCGAGCACACACGCGACACCTTGACTGGCGCCGACGCGAGCATCGACCGTGCCGCAGGAACACTTAAGAAGATGATACACAA GATGTACCAGCAGAAGGTAGTCACCGGCGCGATTATTGCAGTGCTCGTGCTCCTGATCATCCTCGTTCTGTGGTCCAAGATTCGCGGTTAA